The segment TTGACCAACTGAAGGATCGCATTCGCAGTGAAGACTCCTTCCGAGTCATCCAGACTGACGGTGGCATGAAGGGCCGAATTCACGTTGCCGGTGTTGCGAAGAACTCGCTGACTGATTCGCAATCCACGAACGTATTCCTGTTTAAAAAGGGAATGGAAATCGCCCGCGGCTTGACCGACTCGGCAGGTGCCTTCTCGTTTGCCAACATTGAAGCTGGCAACTACTCGATCATGGCGATTGGTCCAGACGGCATCGGCTTGATCGGCTTCGAACTGGTTGACCGTTCGACGCAACCAGCAACCGCACAAGCGACACTCGCTGCGGACGGAACTCAACTTGTCGGTTTCGGTTTGTTCGGACGGCACCACAACAACCGATGCTGCTGCGAAGAATTCGCGATCCAAGTTGCACCGTGCCCAGAAGTGGTCACCTGTGTCGAGGAAGTCATCGTGCAACCTGCTCCTTTCGTTGAGACGATCGTCGATCAAGGCTGCGGCTGTGGCATCCCCGGTGAAGTGATGGAAGGCGAAGTCGTGATGGACGGTTTCGTTGACCCGATGTCCGGCGGTTACGCTCCCGGATACGGTGGCGGCGGATATAGTGGCGGTGGCGGCGGATATGGTGGCGGTGGTGGATTCGGTGGCGGTGGGTTTGGCGGCCTTGGTGCACTTGCTGGAATTGCCGGCGTTGCAGCAATCGCAGCAACATCGAACGACGACAACAACGCAATCGTTGCACCAGTCGTAACCAGCCCTGCAGCTCCTGCGAACTGATCCGAGCTCGGATTGAATCGGCAAAGACTAATTACTGAAAAGCCGCTGCCCTCTGGGTAGCGGCTTTTTTCGTTTTAAAACGGTCGAGCATTCTCGCGTCCGAACGTCCCGCAAGCCGGCAATTGTCGATTTCGTCAGAAAGGGTAGCCACGCCGGCATAATATCCACGAGTCCGGTTATTTCGGGCTGCAGGTTTCGTAACAGACATTCCTTGGCCTGACCGTGGACTGCCTGCGACGGGACCAAACACTTTCCTGATATGATGACCGCTCGGTGGCGCTCGCCCCGACGAACTGATGACATGATTTGAATGAGCACTCTGGAAACTTCAATGACCAACGACCTAGCGAATAAAGCAGCCCAAGCAAAGGACCGCTTGAACGAGCACACTCTCAAGACCGTCCACTGGCACTTTTCGGATGAAACTGGCAGCCCGTTTTGGCTCGGTAAAAAAGCGGAACTGAACTTTGATCCGTTGAAAGACGTGAAGAGCTTCGACGATCTAAAGAAGTTCCCGCTATTCGAAGACGATTGGTTGCGAGGCGGTCCAGTTCGTCGTTGGGTTCCGAAAGGTCATGCCGGCAAGCCAACCTATGTTTTCGAAACCGGCGGTACGACGGGCGTCCCGAAAAGCCGTGTCGTGATTGAAGACCATTGGAAAGATTACGAACTGTTCAGCGACACGTTGCCCGACAAGCACTTCCCGAAAGGTTCCAATTGGTTGATGTTGGGCCCCAGTGGCCCACGGCGCCTGCGTTTGGCCGTTGAACACTTGGCTCAGTATCGTGACGGGATTTGCTTCTGCATCGACCTGGACCCTCGCTGGGTCGTGAAATTGATCAAGAAAGGATGGATGGAACATCTGGAAGAGTACAAAAAACACTGCATCGACCAAGCCATCACCGTGTTGACCGCAGGTCACGATGTGAAGTGCATGTTCACAACGCCAAAACTGCTCGAATCGCTGAACGAAGGGCTGGAAGAACGCGGTACTTCGCTGCAAGAGATCGGTATCACCGGCATCTTCAGTGGCGGCACCGAATTCACGCCCCAGTGGACTCGGTTCTGTGTTGAAGAGATGCTAGGTGGACCGGCTTCCGAAGGCGGTGTCTTCATGACTCCCACCTATGGCAACACGTTGATGGGATTGGCGTGCAGCAAGCCAATTACGGCAGCCGACGGTTACAAGATCGCTTATTACGCACCCCAGCCACGTGCGGTTACCGAGGTGGTCACGTTCGACGACTACAACACTCCCGTCGGTTACGGCGAAACCGGACGCGTCAAACTTTATACGCTGACAGACGAATTCTTTGTGCCCGGATTTATGGAACGTGACGAAGGTGAACGCGAAGAGCCGTTCGACATGTACCCATGGGACGGTGTTAGTGGCGTACGCCCGTTCCACGAATTGGCCGGCGCAACAACTGTCGGCGTTTATTAACGCGACGCCACGAGACGCTGGTTGTCTCACAACCGGCAAGGGTTTAACCAAGTGTTTGATCGTCATAGGATTTTGCGGTTCTGGCGTAGCGAAGGTCCCCAAGACTTTGTTGCCGTCACGAAGTGATTTCGATCCCTTGACGAGTTCCGCCCATCTGAAAACAAGTTGGGTCAAACACGTTCGATTCCCAATACCATTTCTTGCGACATTAAACGACACCGAGGTGAGTCCCGGCGTCCTCCCATCCAAGTTTCCTCGCAACATATTCCCACCATGATCACCCTAAGTCCGCTCCGCTGGGGCAAACCGTACGAATCGCTCGACTTCACCAATGTGGTTCACTTTGACACAGGCGAACCGATTGCCAAGATCGGCAATGTCGGCGGGGGCATCGTCGGACGCGACATGCGGCAAGCCCATAAAGCGCGCGAGGCGTTGCTGCAACTATCGACCAGCGACCTGATTGAAAAATGCAAGCATGCGGCGACGCTGTTCGAATCGTCCGACTTGAAAGTTGGCGACTCGATGCAGTCGGTTGACCAGTTCGTTCATCAGCAATCGGCCAGCACGGGGCTTCCCGAGCACATGTGCCGATCCAACATGATGAAGAACAGTTTTGTGTTAAGCCATATGGACCAGATCCTTGACTGCCTGACGCGTGGGCTCGATCTGTCGATTTTCTCGCGCGGCTATGGCGAAGAAGGCCGCGGCGTCATCGTTAGCTACCAGGCTCAGACGCCAGTCCTGGGCGCCGTCTTACCCAATAACTCGCCTGGCGTTCATACGCTGTGGCTTCCAGCGATCCCGCTGCAGATCGGATTGGCATTGAAACCAGGATCACAGGAACCTTGGACGCCTTACCGGATGGTTTCGGCATTCATCGAAGCTGGTGTTCCCGCCGAAGCATTCGGACTTTATCCCGGCGGTCACGACAGTGGCGGCGCGATTATGACCAAGACACCGCGTAGCATGATCTTTGGCAGCGCGCAAACGGTTGCGTCCCACGCGGGCAATCCGCGAGTGCAAGCGCACGGCCCGGGCTTCTCGAAGATTCTGATCGGCGACGATGTGGTCGACGACTGGGAAAACTATCTGGACATCATGGTGGAAAGCGTACTGAGTAATTCAGGACGTAGCTGTATCAATTGCAGCGGCATTTGGGCCAGCCGTCACACCAAGGAGATTGCTGCGGCGATCGCAAAGCGAATCGGCCCAGTCAACGTGACACCGCCGAGCGATCCCGAGGCTCAACTGGCGGCGTTTACCGTCAAAGCGATGGCAACTGGAACTTACGCGATGGTCCAACAAGACTTGGCTGAATCTGGCGTCACCGATATGACAGCCGAGTTCGGCGAGAAGCTGATCGAGCGAGACCACTGTGCCTATCTTCGTCCGATGGTTGTCCACGCCGACTCGCCCGATCGCGGCGTCGCGGCCAAGGAGTACATGTTCCCATTTGTAAGCGTCGTCGAATGCCCACAATCGGAAATGATCCGCCGGATTGGGCCAACGCTAGTGGGCACGGTGTTGACCGCCGACCAATCGCTGATCGACGCTGCCGGATCGTGCGTCGAAATCGACCGTATCAACATCGGGCCGATTCCAACGAACCGTCTGAATTGGCTGCAGCCGCACGAGGGCAATCTGATTGATTTCTTGTTCCGGTCGCGTGCTTACCAAACGGCTGATTTAACAGTCAAACCAGCGGTTGAGTAGCGAAAATCTTGACATCGGGCCAGGATCAATCCTGGCCCGATGATCAGCAAGAATCGTGACCGCCGGCCGCCGGGGTAAGATCAAACTGGCGCGAAATAACTGCAGTTTAGGGCCGCGAACGCAGTTGCAAGCTATAGTCGAGAGTTCGGAGATCTCTCACTTGGCCAGCAAACCCGACATGACCGATTCCACCCTTACGACCGGAACTGCGGCAACGCAGGCGGCGGTGCCAATGATGCCCGCTCGCGGTGTTGGTCGGTGGAAAGATCCAGTCCCTGAACCAGCAAGGCTAGAAGATAGCCATGCCGAACAGTCGGTGAAGAACGGCGAATCCAAGGTCGCCGACTCGACTTCTTCGATTCTGCCGTTTCTGGTCAGCACGATCCTGCATACCGTGATGCTGATCGTCCTGGCACTTGTCACTTACCCGATCAAGTACGGAACCGGCGCTAGCCTGATCGCTCGCCAAGGCGAAGCTTCTGTCGTCGTCGAACTTGAAGCCATCGAAGCCAATCCGACCAGCGAAGTTGCCAACGACGGAGCTCTTGCCGAGACGACTGTTACGGTTAGCTTTGCGAAAGCGGATCCAGCCACGATCGCTTCACCGGTTCAATCCGAAGCATCGTCCAGCGACATCGAACCCGCCGAAATTCCAACGAACCTATCCGCGATCACCGGCGGCTTCCCCGCCAAACTCACTCGTTTGCCAGGTGGCGGACTGTCGGGGCGAACCCCCGAAGGGCGAACTCGATTGGGCGAAAAGTACGGTGCGTCGGGGCCAAGCGAGCAAGCCGTCGAAGATGCGTTGCGTTACCTTGCCGCGCACCAGAGAAATGACGGCAGTTGGTCGTTCAATCTTGAACTTGATCCGTGCAATGGTCGATGTCGTCATAATACCGTCGGCGGTAAAGATCCAGCACCTAAAACAGCAGCAACGGGACTGGCGTTATTAGCCTTCCTCGGCGCTGGCCATACTCACACCGGCGATACCGAGTACGCCGACACCGTTCGCAAAGGCATCTATTTCTTACGAAATGCTGCCGCCGAATCTGAAGCCGGGTACGACTGGCAACAAGGCAGCATGTATGGCCACGGGATCGCTTCGATGGCGCTTGGAGAAGCGCTAGCCATGACAGCCGAGAAGGATCGTGAGAAAGAATCCGACCTCTACGATCTGGTCCAGAAGGGTGCCCAATTCACTTGCATCGCTCAGCACCATAGCGGTTCCTGGGGCTATCGCCCGAAACGCCCTGGTGACACGACGGTGACGGGATGGCAAGTGCTGTCATTGATCGCCGCCCGCCGCAGTCACGTGGACTTGCAAACGCACACGCTGCGAAGTGCGAAGCAGTTTCTGCTGTCGACGTGTGGCGAGGTCCCCTATTGGTTTGGCTATCAGGCACCGCCCGGGGAGAAGACAACCACGGCGATCGGCCTGACCATGATGCTTTACTTGGGCGAAGACCTCAGCCACACGCCATTCCAGAAAGCGATGGATGCGATGGCCGATCGTGGGCCGATGCTCAGCAACATCTACCACGACTACTACGCCACCCTTGCACTGCACCACGCTCGCCACGGCGACTGGGACAAGTGGAATACCAAGCTGCGAGACCATTTGGTCGCCACGCAAGAGAAGGACGGCCACGAAAAGGGCAGTTGGCACTTCAAGGAAAGGTGGGGCGATGTGGGCGGACGACTGTACACGACAGCGATGTGTGCGCTGACGCTTGAGGTCTACTATCGCTATCTGCCAATGTACGAAGAGCTCGAAGAGTTCCCACTCGACTGACACTTGAGAGTTGAGAGCACTTTGCTTACGGCAGGACTGATACGCCAGACCGTCTAAGCAGTTGATTTCAAGCTTGTTGCTGGTCAAAAAATCCCGTAAACGTTTATTCAATGTGGCAAGGCTGCGAGCTTGGCCGGAAAGATTGTGTTCCTGTCCGGCCTTGTTTCAGCGAAACCTCATTGAGTAAAGCGTGAAACAGACCTGGCCGTGAAACTCGGCGCCCCAACTAGAGAGAAGTCATCCTCAAACCGAGGAAGTTTAAGGGACGAAACCGGTCGGCACTGGGGACGCAGCACCTCAGAATCCACAGAACCGTCATACCTTGAAACGACCCTTCCGGATGTTCAGCTTCGTCTGGTTTTGACGCGCCGGAATTGCGACCGGTTGTTCCAGTTGTTCAGCAAGTTCGTCCGATACCGCTAGTAACGAGATTTCTCGCCAACGCGATCGTCCGCTTTGTTCTGGTTGCTTTTCCAGATCGAACGACGATGTACTCAAAACTATCCCCAACGAACTCATGCGAATTAACCCACTCTCATCGAAATCGACTTCGACGAAGTTCTCGCAGAAAGCGAGATCGTCTGTGCGTAGCTCATCACGACGGCGAATTTCGCGTGCGTTTCTAGCTGGCTTGATTGCCGCAACGGGTGTGATCTCAACCGGCGGTTGTCGCCAGCTCGACAAACTTCCCGACGGACCGCACGATAAGACAGCGTCCTATCACGACAACTACGGCATGCGGATCGAGTACCCACAAGTTGCCGAGTGCGCGACGTCGCCCAAGTTGGCCGCGCAGGGTGCCACCGAGCCATTGGCACTGGAAGATCCGTCGAAGATTCCAGCGTACGAACTTTCACTTGAACAAGCGATTCAGTTGTCGATCCAGCAAAGCCCTGTGCTTCGCTCGATCGGTGGCGCGATCGTCACCGCACCTCAATCGGTCAGCACGGTCTACGACCCAGGCACGGTCGCAGCGAGCGTGAACCAAGGTACCGAAGCGGCACTGTCGGCATTTGACGCCCAGTACACTCAGCAACTGTTTTGGAACAACGTCGACCAACCGACCAACCGCCAATCGTTTACCATTCCGGGAACCGGCGGCGGGCCACCGCTGGTATTCGCGGGCTTTTCGCAAAGCCAGAACGCCACGTTCACAAACGAACTTGCTAAGCAAACGGCAACCGGTGCTCGATTCGCACTGCGTCACGCGATCCAGTACGGCCGCACGCAAGACCCGTCGGCTGCCCAGCTGCTATTCCCGAGCGTCTATTCGGGATTTTTAGAAGCCGAGTGGCGTCAACCGTTGCTGCAAGGGTCAGGCACGACCTTCAACCGAATCGCTGGTCCGTCCACCGTGCCTGGTGTCTATAACGGCGTTCTGATCGCTCGCATCAACGAAGACGTCTCGCTTGCCGACTTCGAAGCGTCTGTGATCCAGTTGGCAGCTGATGTCGAACAAGCCTATTGGGACTTGGCTGCTGCATACCGAATCCTTGATGCGAACATCAAAGGCCGCGAAGCGGCTCAGCAAACGTTCCAGTTCCAACAGGTTCGTTTGGAAGTCGGTTCAGGTCGAAGTGACGAAGAAGCCCAAGCCCGGTCACAGTTCTATCAGTTCCAAGCCCAAGTCGAGTCTTCGCTTGGTGGCACCACAGGCCTGTACGCACTGGAACAACGGCTTCGCTATCTGATTGGCATGACGGCATCCGATGGACGCTTGATTCGCCCCTCGACGGATCCCACCGACGCTCGTGTCGTTTTCGACTGGGAAAGTGCCCTTGGACAAGCACTGGACCGCCGCGTCGAAGTTCGCCGTCAGCGTTTCAACGTTAAACGACTGGAACTCGAATGCGTTGCCGCGAAGCTAAACTTAAGGCCGCGATTGGACTTCTTGGCCCAGTACCGCTGGCGAGGATTGGGCGATGATTTGATCGGTACCGGCGATAAAAATTTCGACAACCTTTATCAATCGATTACCGACGGCAACTACCAAGAAGGCCAAGCCGGGATTGAGCTGAGCTTTCCAGTTGGACTTCGGCTAGCCAGCCTAGCGGTCCGTGAAGCCCGCCTGGGACTGCAACGCGAACGAGCAATTTTGGATGAAACCGAACTGCGGATCAGCCACGATTTGTCCGACGCCGCACGACAGATTTCGCTGACCTATCAGTTGCTTGAAACGAACTACAACCGATATCAAGCTGACCTACGCCAAGTCGATGTTCTGCGACGCCGCTACCGCGATGGGAACGACAACATCAACTTCTTGCTTCAGGCGCAACGACAAGTCGTTAGCAGCGAATCGGAATTCTATCGATCACTGTTCGCGTACAACCTAGCCATCCGCGACATCCATCGCCAAAAAGGATCACTGCTGGCTTACAACCAAGTCCAACTCTCCGAAGGACCATGGGCAGCCGGTGCTGCGGCCGATGCCTACACGACTGGCCGATTCCTAGAACCACGCCGAGACCCGTCGGCTGTTAGCGTACCGACTCCGCTAACCAGTGGCCCGTTTGATCCGGCTGCCGTGCAAAGCACCAATGCCGTCATCAACGGATCGTCCACAGGCGAGCTCTTATTGTCGGAATCAACCGAAACCTCGCTGCAAGTTGCCAACGAACCGGAGCCCGAAACTCCGCAGTCCAACGATGCACCCGTTGTCGTCGAGCCGTTCTTGAAAAAGACAAGCATCGACATGGACGAAGCCTTCAAGGTTTCGCCGTAAACAGTTCGATCTAACGATCGATGTAGAAAACGCGAGCGAGTGTGTTTCCCGGGAAGGACTCACTCGCTCGCGTTTATTTTTTGATCCATCAACACTGATCACTGACCAATCAATCAGAAACGCTTTTCGTATCTAACTCGGTAGACTGGGATTTGGTGCTTGATGCTGCGACGTTCAAAGTGAGTTCGGTAGTCC is part of the Rubripirellula reticaptiva genome and harbors:
- a CDS encoding prenyltransferase/squalene oxidase repeat-containing protein; amino-acid sequence: MTDSTLTTGTAATQAAVPMMPARGVGRWKDPVPEPARLEDSHAEQSVKNGESKVADSTSSILPFLVSTILHTVMLIVLALVTYPIKYGTGASLIARQGEASVVVELEAIEANPTSEVANDGALAETTVTVSFAKADPATIASPVQSEASSSDIEPAEIPTNLSAITGGFPAKLTRLPGGGLSGRTPEGRTRLGEKYGASGPSEQAVEDALRYLAAHQRNDGSWSFNLELDPCNGRCRHNTVGGKDPAPKTAATGLALLAFLGAGHTHTGDTEYADTVRKGIYFLRNAAAESEAGYDWQQGSMYGHGIASMALGEALAMTAEKDREKESDLYDLVQKGAQFTCIAQHHSGSWGYRPKRPGDTTVTGWQVLSLIAARRSHVDLQTHTLRSAKQFLLSTCGEVPYWFGYQAPPGEKTTTAIGLTMMLYLGEDLSHTPFQKAMDAMADRGPMLSNIYHDYYATLALHHARHGDWDKWNTKLRDHLVATQEKDGHEKGSWHFKERWGDVGGRLYTTAMCALTLEVYYRYLPMYEELEEFPLD
- a CDS encoding phenylacetate--CoA ligase family protein, whose amino-acid sequence is MTNDLANKAAQAKDRLNEHTLKTVHWHFSDETGSPFWLGKKAELNFDPLKDVKSFDDLKKFPLFEDDWLRGGPVRRWVPKGHAGKPTYVFETGGTTGVPKSRVVIEDHWKDYELFSDTLPDKHFPKGSNWLMLGPSGPRRLRLAVEHLAQYRDGICFCIDLDPRWVVKLIKKGWMEHLEEYKKHCIDQAITVLTAGHDVKCMFTTPKLLESLNEGLEERGTSLQEIGITGIFSGGTEFTPQWTRFCVEEMLGGPASEGGVFMTPTYGNTLMGLACSKPITAADGYKIAYYAPQPRAVTEVVTFDDYNTPVGYGETGRVKLYTLTDEFFVPGFMERDEGEREEPFDMYPWDGVSGVRPFHELAGATTVGVY
- a CDS encoding carboxypeptidase regulatory-like domain-containing protein, giving the protein MKRLFATLSLLAIGFIAGTATAQDDATEPQIVNHLTMNQWVRSSEAGELTGRVFMPGIGGDAEALKGVSVAMKARDGKVLRATTDAKGMFKVSGVKSGVYALTARGDDVFACCAMHVVDNSVSANVELPTEADIAVANVDYTTVNTAIIRYMPTNVRGGDASFAGAELDQLKDRIRSEDSFRVIQTDGGMKGRIHVAGVAKNSLTDSQSTNVFLFKKGMEIARGLTDSAGAFSFANIEAGNYSIMAIGPDGIGLIGFELVDRSTQPATAQATLAADGTQLVGFGLFGRHHNNRCCCEEFAIQVAPCPEVVTCVEEVIVQPAPFVETIVDQGCGCGIPGEVMEGEVVMDGFVDPMSGGYAPGYGGGGYSGGGGGYGGGGGFGGGGFGGLGALAGIAGVAAIAATSNDDNNAIVAPVVTSPAAPAN
- a CDS encoding aldehyde dehydrogenase family protein — translated: MITLSPLRWGKPYESLDFTNVVHFDTGEPIAKIGNVGGGIVGRDMRQAHKAREALLQLSTSDLIEKCKHAATLFESSDLKVGDSMQSVDQFVHQQSASTGLPEHMCRSNMMKNSFVLSHMDQILDCLTRGLDLSIFSRGYGEEGRGVIVSYQAQTPVLGAVLPNNSPGVHTLWLPAIPLQIGLALKPGSQEPWTPYRMVSAFIEAGVPAEAFGLYPGGHDSGGAIMTKTPRSMIFGSAQTVASHAGNPRVQAHGPGFSKILIGDDVVDDWENYLDIMVESVLSNSGRSCINCSGIWASRHTKEIAAAIAKRIGPVNVTPPSDPEAQLAAFTVKAMATGTYAMVQQDLAESGVTDMTAEFGEKLIERDHCAYLRPMVVHADSPDRGVAAKEYMFPFVSVVECPQSEMIRRIGPTLVGTVLTADQSLIDAAGSCVEIDRINIGPIPTNRLNWLQPHEGNLIDFLFRSRAYQTADLTVKPAVE
- a CDS encoding TolC family protein, with product MRSSSRRRISRAFLAGLIAATGVISTGGCRQLDKLPDGPHDKTASYHDNYGMRIEYPQVAECATSPKLAAQGATEPLALEDPSKIPAYELSLEQAIQLSIQQSPVLRSIGGAIVTAPQSVSTVYDPGTVAASVNQGTEAALSAFDAQYTQQLFWNNVDQPTNRQSFTIPGTGGGPPLVFAGFSQSQNATFTNELAKQTATGARFALRHAIQYGRTQDPSAAQLLFPSVYSGFLEAEWRQPLLQGSGTTFNRIAGPSTVPGVYNGVLIARINEDVSLADFEASVIQLAADVEQAYWDLAAAYRILDANIKGREAAQQTFQFQQVRLEVGSGRSDEEAQARSQFYQFQAQVESSLGGTTGLYALEQRLRYLIGMTASDGRLIRPSTDPTDARVVFDWESALGQALDRRVEVRRQRFNVKRLELECVAAKLNLRPRLDFLAQYRWRGLGDDLIGTGDKNFDNLYQSITDGNYQEGQAGIELSFPVGLRLASLAVREARLGLQRERAILDETELRISHDLSDAARQISLTYQLLETNYNRYQADLRQVDVLRRRYRDGNDNINFLLQAQRQVVSSESEFYRSLFAYNLAIRDIHRQKGSLLAYNQVQLSEGPWAAGAAADAYTTGRFLEPRRDPSAVSVPTPLTSGPFDPAAVQSTNAVINGSSTGELLLSESTETSLQVANEPEPETPQSNDAPVVVEPFLKKTSIDMDEAFKVSP